Part of the Aquarana catesbeiana isolate 2022-GZ linkage group LG06, ASM4218655v1, whole genome shotgun sequence genome is shown below.
gacTCACTCATTCTTGTATTTATGTAccttatttgtgcactggtgcgcagtcatgttggaacaggaaggagccatccccaaactattcccacaaagttgggagcatgaaattgtccaaaatgtcttggtatgctgacgccttaagagttcccttcactggaactaaggggccaagcccaacccctgaaaaacaaccccacaccataatccaccaaatgatttggaccagtgcacaaaccaaggtccataaagacacggataagcgagtttggggtggaggaatttgactggcctgcacagagtcctgacctcaacctgatagaacacctttgggatgaattagagtgcagactgcgagccaggccttctcgtccaacatcagtgcctgacctcacgaatgcacttctggaagaatggtcaaacattcccatagacacacacctaaaccttgtggacatccttcccagaagagttgaagctgctatagttgcaaagggtgggccaattcaatactgaaccctttggactaagactgggatgccattaaagttcatgttcgtgtaaaggcaggtgtcccaatacttttggtaatatagaataTAATACATACCAGAGAGGAAAGGAAAACAGAATGCATTGTAGGGCTACATATCTGCATTTTGTTAATTGTTTAAATGTACGTTAATGTCAGAATCCCCCAAACTGTACTGGAGTAGTGTTGTATTGGGTAGCGTTTGACAGATATGCTCCTAAAAGTATTTGTAAACCCAATCATGAACATCTCATATAAACTTTACTAACCCTTTCCAGCTGGCGTAAGCTCGCGATTCAAACACTTGTGATTGGCAATACAAGGGCTTCttgatcatgtgattgctgtgattggctgtcaccagggatttttttctcaaacaataggtgctggaactcaatcacgacccctcaaaacccctccccctacacacaccctccaaatctcATCAAATAGTGgttgtggtcagtcaaatttcacaaacagtaggagggtcttaaaggggcattaaataccagcattgcattacatacagagtttagggtgggttacacacagagtgcagagctgtcgcttgtaaacacagaaaccggacttctgtgtttacaagtgattgtggtgagcatcccacccccaagggtctgagccagaggagTGGAGAGTTCCACcaattccccctgaaaaaaagccctggctgtcaCCATGATCACATGATTGGGACACCACCCCTCCAGTTCCTGACCATAAGCAGTGACCAGGAACTCTTGGTGACAGTGCGGTCACTATGCTGGGGGCACTAAGCACAAACAAGGGATGTTGGCTgtacgcatatatgtggcagcTTTGCGTTACAGCCTACCACCATGCTGACACACATGTGTATGGTCAGTATTAAGGGGTTATCCTTCAATGAGGTTCCTTTCATCAGAAACTTCCAGTTATAAGGTGACAATGTCTCCCCTTGTCTCCCAATTGTTCTCATACACTGTCACACTGTCGCACTCTTACCTAACAGAGACTACAAGCAGCTGTGCCAATGTTTACTGCACAGGCAGTCTACTTACAACAATAATTGAAAAAAGGTAAGAAtagtatatatgtaaaaaatggCAGTTGGTTGTAAACTACAGTGGTGTAGCaaagttagggctagtttacacttgcttcaatacatggcttcggacacgctttgttaaagatCTCTGAACGTCAGTCAAAACCCCTGTCACTACATAAAACGGgtatcttacagtcctgtttacaccttgcttttgcttggtgcttcgatgaggctttggtggagcttcgatgaggctttggtggagcttcgatgaggctttggtggggcttctatgagcctttggtggggctttggtgggacttcgatgagcctttggtggggcttcgatgagcctttggtggggctttggtggggctttggtgaggcttcgtggggcttcgatgaggcttcagtggggcttcaagcgagctttgccacaGACTCCTATGAAGGCTTTGAAGAcgttttgaagcaccactaaagctacatggggtataatttttgaagcgaagccgaagcaaagcaaaagcaaggtgtaaacaggattgtaagctaaccattttatttagtaaagGGGGCTTTGgctagtgttcagagagctttaacagagCATGTCCAAAgctttgttttgaagcaagtgtaaactagccattaatgtgtgttgaagccgaagcaagtgtaaatgagccctaaatgtcAGTCAGTTATGGTTTTCATTTTAATATCTGTCTTCATTATCAGGTAACAAGATGGCTTTAAAATTTGTCAACAAGAACAAGACCAAGTTGAAGAGTTTCCTGAGGGAGTTCAGTGTGACCAGTGCTCTTTCCTGTAGCCCTTTCATTATAAGAGCCTTTCATGTCCTCTTCCAGACGGAGGACTGCTACGTCTTCGCTCAGGAGTACGCTCCAGCTGGGGACCTCTTTGATATTATTCCACCACAGGTGAGATCAGTCATTCTGGATCACATGATATTCCTTATAAGCCTCTCTGGTTGGCTGGGTGTGCATTCAGATGTAGCCAGCATGACACCTCCCCATAGCCGAAGCGCCATGCTGCTTTGTTTCATGTATTTTCTTTTAAACAGTCaattacgtttttttttctttgctagttATGGCACCAGTTGGAGCTAGTAGTATTTGGGTGATGTAAGCATTAGAAAATAACTCTGTAAAATGGAAAACTATTCAGTGAATAGCTGATGCTGTCCACggaatactgcaaaaaaaaaaaaactaaagcaggccatagattatgcgattttctttcctgcaacaacaggttgcaggaaagaaaattgcttgattcccccatcaacacagtcaaccACCCGTGAAGCTATTGTGTTCTTCTGGTGGGGGAAGTAGGGAGCCATCCCCACTGGGAGatcacaatgattattgctagcagttatagcctctggcaataattgcatgctagaaatctgacatgctggttgtacccaagttgattgatggatcgacttgggtacaatcagcctacccatagatggttagaatctcggccggtccctgctgaactggccgagatttgaaccatctatggctttAGGGATATATTTAAAAAGCACTGGTATGGCTATACTGCAGCCAcactgctgcttaaaaaaaaaaagaaaaaagctacgCAAAGTGGTCTGCTTCAGACATCCAAAGCCAGCggagtgcaaaagaaaaaaaattaaagctgagaaaaaacaaaaaacaatttgacAGGGCGGGGGTTTCCTACTAGCTGGAGATCTTCTTCAAACATGGGGCTTTCTCTcctgtattaaagcagaacttcctgtTTTGGATGCACTGGGCATGCTTGCACTCGCCCCCAATATGAAATCAACATTTTTATCTTCTGTGTTTGATtacttttttcatgctttttgcatgcCACCAGTCTTGCCCAGGGGAGAATGATGCCTCCAGCACTGTGAAGTCTCCTAGGATATGTATCACGTACCCCAGAATGCTTCACTTTCCattcacaggaggtggaggagggtgGGCCTGGTGTGCATCATCAGGGGCCAGGTTGCCTGAACCAGGAAGAGGCACACAGTACCCGATGACATCAGAGCAAGGATGGTGGACAGAAACACAGGCTGTGACACAGCATGACAATGCTTGATCCGCTGGGCAGGTGAGTATCTGAATTGAGGACAATCCAGCTCTAAATGTTGGCCTAAAAGAAAGAACCATAACATGCCCACTTTTATCTTTATTAACCTGAAAAGCTTGATAGTGGCTTGTGTCCTGTTTAGATTACCTCCAAAGTTTTCAAATATAAAATGTAGTGTTGCAAAACAATCTTAGGTCCCAATTTGCCAAAATTTAGAAAAAGCCACATCCACCTTCCCTTAGCCTTGCCAGTGGTCATATAACTGCATCTATCATATTAAGGCAGGGTTAGTTGGTTGTCATGCATTAGCCTAGTGTTTTTGTTGATTTGTGGTCTGTAACTGTCCATTTTTGTACTGTTCCAGGTCGGCCTCCCTGAAGACATGGTGAAGCGATGCGTACAACAACTTGGACTGGCTTTGGACTTTATGCACAGCAAGAGTCTGGTTCACCGTGATATCAAACCAGAGAATGTCCTTCTCTTTGACCGTGAATGTCGGCGGGTTAAGCTGGCTGACTTTGGCATGACTCGTAAAGTGGGCTGCCGTGTAAAACGAGTGAGTGGCACTATCCCATACACAGCCCCTGAAGTGTGCCAGGCTGGCCGATCAGAAGGTTTTCCAGTAGAGACTAGTTTGGACGTCTGGGCCTTTGGGGTACTTATCTTCTGTGTCCTCACTGGAAACTTTCCCTGGGAGTCAGCCTCACCGGGAGATGCCTTCTTTGAGGAGTTTGTACACTGGCAGAAGGGTCGTCTGCCCGGTCTTCCGTCCCAGTGGCGACGGTTTTCAGATAACGCACTACGAATGTTCCAAAGGCTTCTTGCATTAGAGTCCGAAAAAAGGAGCCCAGTCAAGGAGGTTTTCTACTACATCAAGTATGACTTGCTCTCAGAAGCTAGACGTAGACCTTCCTACCGAACACGCAAGCAGCCAGGAGAAAAGCTACCACCTGTGCCCCAGCGGCATGACAACCCTACTCCACTCAAGAGGACAATACTCACGGAGGGAGGTTCTTCACCTCGTGTACCACACTCCCTGCCAGATCCAGGCCAGCCAACTGCTGCCTCTGGCAGGACAGATGGACGACAGGACAAGAGCAAAGCTCAGATGCTGCTGGCAACTGCCATTGAAATCTGTGTGTAAAATGGACACACATTTGGATTCTTCTTTATTGGAAAGTGATGTCATTGTCTCCAGTAATGGTCACCTGATGGCTTAAGACATAAAACAGGTTTGACCTCTTAGAGTTTATTGATCATGAGcctacaagcaaaaaaaaaaaataagtcgaAGTGAGAATGGCTTGCTGATCAAACAGATGTGGTTAATGTTTGAATAGAATGGGAGGGGATAAAGTAGCTTTTGATCAAACCTTGGAAGGATCGATAGGGTTCGTGACTGTGTGTTGTTCCTGCCTCTGG
Proteins encoded:
- the LOC141148802 gene encoding serine/threonine-protein kinase SBK1-like isoform X2, whose product is MSAGSVDQEPTRKLGCCGVPVITEDMQALAIRSLSGGEVQKHYEFIRELGKGTYGRVELVSHKSTGNKMALKFVNKNKTKLKSFLREFSVTSALSCSPFIIRAFHVLFQTEDCYVFAQEYAPAGDLFDIIPPQVGLPEDMVKRCVQQLGLALDFMHSKSLVHRDIKPENVLLFDRECRRVKLADFGMTRKVGCRVKRVSGTIPYTAPEVCQAGRSEGFPVETSLDVWAFGVLIFCVLTGNFPWESASPGDAFFEEFVHWQKGRLPGLPSQWRRFSDNALRMFQRLLALESEKRSPVKEVFYYIKYDLLSEARRRPSYRTRKQPGEKLPPVPQRHDNPTPLKRTILTEGGSSPRVPHSLPDPGQPTAASGRTDGRQDKSKAQMLLATAIEICV
- the LOC141148802 gene encoding serine/threonine-protein kinase SBK1-like isoform X1, giving the protein MESFCFICFHRKALQQLPSTSVNMSAGSVDQEPTRKLGCCGVPVITEDMQALAIRSLSGGEVQKHYEFIRELGKGTYGRVELVSHKSTGNKMALKFVNKNKTKLKSFLREFSVTSALSCSPFIIRAFHVLFQTEDCYVFAQEYAPAGDLFDIIPPQVGLPEDMVKRCVQQLGLALDFMHSKSLVHRDIKPENVLLFDRECRRVKLADFGMTRKVGCRVKRVSGTIPYTAPEVCQAGRSEGFPVETSLDVWAFGVLIFCVLTGNFPWESASPGDAFFEEFVHWQKGRLPGLPSQWRRFSDNALRMFQRLLALESEKRSPVKEVFYYIKYDLLSEARRRPSYRTRKQPGEKLPPVPQRHDNPTPLKRTILTEGGSSPRVPHSLPDPGQPTAASGRTDGRQDKSKAQMLLATAIEICV